One window of the Brevibacterium limosum genome contains the following:
- a CDS encoding nucleotide pyrophosphohydrolase — translation MYEDSIRDTVRQFMAERDWQQFHTPENLAKSVTIEAAELLECFQWGGADLDSAKDELADVLTYCILLADKLGLDPDTIVLDKLEKTREKYPVDKARGRSVKYDQL, via the coding sequence ATGTACGAAGATTCTATTCGCGACACAGTCCGTCAGTTCATGGCAGAACGCGATTGGCAGCAGTTCCACACACCCGAGAATCTCGCGAAGAGCGTCACCATCGAAGCAGCAGAACTACTCGAGTGTTTCCAGTGGGGAGGTGCTGACCTCGATTCCGCGAAAGACGAGCTTGCAGATGTGCTGACCTATTGCATCTTGCTCGCGGATAAGCTGGGTCTAGATCCCGACACCATCGTCTTGGACAAGCTTGAGAAGACCCGCGAGAAGTACCCCGTGGACAAGGCGCGTGGGCGGAGCGTGAAATATGACCAGCTTTAA